One region of Bacteroidia bacterium genomic DNA includes:
- the murQ gene encoding N-acetylmuramic acid 6-phosphate etherase — protein sequence MKKITEADSRYRSLEKMPVRKLLEGINREDHRVAAAIKKTIPEIERLVNAILPRIKKGGRIFYIGAGTSGRLGIVDASECPPTYGVDHGMIIGLIAGGDRAIRKAVEFAEDDESGAWKDLSKHKIGKNDTVIGIAASGSTPYVTGGLRMARERKILTGCITCNPGSPVTLYAHHAIVAVVGPEFVTGSTRMKSGTAQKMILNMISTAVMIRLGRVSGNKMVDMQLSNNKLIARGVRMISEKTGAGEKLAKKLLLQWGSVRKVLEKHKK from the coding sequence TTGAAAAAGATCACTGAAGCCGACTCCCGCTACCGCTCACTGGAAAAAATGCCGGTCAGAAAATTGCTGGAGGGAATCAATCGTGAAGATCACAGGGTGGCTGCCGCCATCAAAAAAACCATTCCCGAAATTGAGCGGCTGGTGAACGCCATACTTCCCCGGATAAAAAAAGGAGGACGGATTTTCTACATCGGCGCCGGAACAAGCGGCCGGCTGGGGATTGTAGACGCTTCTGAATGCCCGCCTACCTACGGCGTTGACCACGGGATGATTATCGGACTAATCGCCGGAGGCGACCGCGCGATCCGTAAAGCCGTGGAATTTGCAGAGGATGATGAGAGCGGCGCCTGGAAAGATCTCAGCAAACATAAGATTGGTAAAAATGATACCGTGATCGGTATCGCTGCTTCCGGAAGCACACCCTACGTAACAGGAGGACTCCGAATGGCAAGGGAGCGGAAAATTCTTACCGGATGCATCACCTGCAATCCCGGCAGCCCCGTAACCCTCTACGCTCACCATGCCATTGTTGCAGTGGTTGGACCTGAATTTGTTACGGGGAGTACGCGGATGAAATCAGGCACTGCACAGAAAATGATACTGAACATGATATCCACAGCGGTAATGATCCGGTTGGGAAGGGTAAGCGGGAATAAAATGGTTGATATGCAGCTCAGTAATAATAAGCTCATTGCCAGGGGAGTCCGGATGATAAGCGAAAAAACCGGCGCCGGAGAAAAACTGGCAAAGAAATTGCTTTTACAATGGGGCTCTGTCCGAAAAGTTCTTGAAAAACATAAAAAATAA
- a CDS encoding 3-phosphoshikimate 1-carboxyvinyltransferase, whose protein sequence is MVYRISRESKIIKGTFTLPASKSESNRALIIRQFCQPPFTIHNLSESQDTQVLLHILTTDGAALPGGERIYDVGAAGTTMRFLTAYFSVVQGIRELHGSERMHKRPLAVLIRALQELGAKIECLEKEGYPPIRITGADLRGGAVTVNGSISSQYISALLMIAPVLPVGLVIHFEGEVASRPYINMTLKLMERFGVFGNWHENVLSVSPQKYYPFNEEGTISEYEIEADWSAASYWYAIASFAEEADITLLGLKEGRLQGDSILPHLFQFFGVSTQFLPEGGIRLNRIPVNADRFGFDFIDCPDIAQTMAVVATAKGIPALCRGLRTLKIKETDRAAALQAELRKFGIDFQIKSDDAALFDDHKGISEAISEPIDTYDDHRMAMAFATLAMKLGSVSIRNPEVVSKSYPGFWNDMRTMGFGIEEIK, encoded by the coding sequence ATGGTATACAGGATAAGCAGAGAAAGTAAGATTATCAAAGGCACGTTTACCTTGCCGGCTTCCAAGAGCGAGAGTAACCGTGCGCTTATCATCCGCCAGTTTTGTCAACCTCCTTTCACCATTCATAATCTTTCTGAATCGCAGGACACTCAGGTGCTGCTTCATATCCTGACCACCGACGGCGCTGCACTTCCCGGGGGGGAGAGGATATATGATGTGGGTGCGGCCGGAACTACCATGCGCTTTCTTACCGCCTATTTTTCGGTAGTGCAGGGTATTCGTGAATTACACGGATCCGAGCGAATGCATAAACGACCGCTCGCGGTGCTTATCAGGGCACTGCAGGAGCTGGGAGCAAAAATAGAGTGTCTGGAAAAGGAGGGATATCCTCCCATCCGTATCACAGGAGCTGACCTCAGGGGCGGCGCGGTAACGGTGAATGGAAGTATCAGCAGTCAATACATTTCAGCATTGCTAATGATAGCGCCCGTTTTACCGGTAGGTTTGGTGATACATTTTGAAGGAGAGGTGGCCAGCAGGCCTTACATTAATATGACCCTTAAGTTGATGGAGCGTTTTGGTGTGTTCGGGAACTGGCACGAAAACGTGCTTTCGGTGAGTCCCCAGAAATATTATCCGTTCAACGAGGAAGGAACGATCTCTGAATATGAGATCGAAGCAGATTGGAGTGCGGCCTCGTATTGGTATGCCATCGCTTCATTTGCAGAGGAGGCGGATATCACCTTGCTGGGATTGAAGGAAGGGAGACTGCAGGGTGATAGCATTCTTCCCCATCTGTTTCAGTTTTTCGGTGTCAGCACCCAGTTTCTTCCCGAGGGTGGTATACGTCTTAACCGCATCCCTGTGAACGCAGACCGCTTCGGGTTTGATTTCATTGATTGTCCGGATATAGCGCAAACAATGGCGGTGGTAGCCACCGCGAAGGGTATTCCTGCCTTATGCCGCGGACTCAGAACATTGAAGATCAAGGAAACAGACCGGGCTGCTGCATTGCAGGCCGAGTTACGGAAATTTGGAATCGACTTTCAGATCAAAAGCGACGACGCCGCACTGTTTGATGATCACAAAGGCATCAGCGAGGCAATCAGTGAACCAATTGATACGTACGATGATCACCGGATGGCTATGGCTTTTGCCACGCTGGCCATGAAATTGGGAAGTGTTTCCATAAGAAATCCTGAAGTAGTTAGTAAATCTTATCCCGGTTTCTGGAACGATATGCGAACGATGGGTTTCGGCATTGAAGAGATCAAATGA
- a CDS encoding YkgJ family cysteine cluster protein: protein MDYRKILDSLSAAEKLSNKRWVQKTKKHPPADLDHRAVESEQSAFSHIDCLKCANCCSTTSPILYRRDVERLSDHFGIRPGVFTEKFLRTDEDGDQVLSSLPCPFLGADKRCSVYECRPAACREYPHINRKKFHEVLDLALKNTAVCPAVVEVMRDLRREGGN from the coding sequence ATGGATTACCGAAAGATACTTGACTCTCTTTCTGCAGCAGAGAAACTAAGTAACAAGCGATGGGTTCAGAAAACCAAAAAGCATCCTCCGGCAGATCTCGATCACAGAGCGGTAGAATCAGAGCAGAGTGCCTTTAGTCATATTGATTGCCTGAAATGTGCCAATTGCTGCAGCACCACAAGTCCTATACTTTATCGCAGGGATGTTGAACGACTGTCAGATCATTTTGGGATCAGGCCCGGTGTGTTCACAGAAAAGTTCCTTCGCACGGACGAAGACGGGGATCAGGTGCTAAGTTCGCTACCATGTCCTTTTCTGGGAGCGGATAAGCGCTGTTCTGTATATGAATGCCGACCCGCTGCCTGCCGGGAGTACCCCCATATCAATCGTAAAAAATTTCACGAGGTGCTGGATCTTGCCCTGAAGAATACGGCGGTGTGCCCGGCAGTGGTGGAGGTGATGCGTGATCTGAGGCGGGAAGGCGGCAATTAA
- a CDS encoding transketolase has product MPGTGEKTKISREITFEEVRKEVLNDYRVICESREASLLGRKEVLTGKAKFGIFGDGKELAQVCLAKVIRDGDFRSGYYRDQTLMFSMGLITVQQWFAQLYAHTDLEAEPMSGGRQMNGHFGTRSLNADGTWKDLTRMKNSSMDISPTGSQMPRLLGLAYASYFYRNNPQLQQPAFHIFSHKGNEIAYGSIGDASTSEGLFWETINAAGVLQVPMMISVWDDGHGISVPKKYQTTKESISEILKGFQRDHHGKGYEIFKVKGWDYVNLVKTYERAAEVCRSEHTPVLVHVEEMTQPQGHSTSGSHERYKSKERLQWEEDFDCISKMREWILSKGMASEAELEQIREGSKRAVSDAKNAAWGAFTESIRSEVIDLHALLSEIQPSTTYREEITALLSPLVGKDVIRRDIASAAKKILRLLSREKHSGKQKLADWLQLFRIANHERYSSHVYSESEQSPLKVTPVPPQYAHDEMTDGRAILRDNFDKILEKYPQVVIFGEDSGKIGGVNQGLEGLQKKYGEIRVFDTGIREATIMGQAIGLALRGIRPIAEIQYLDYLLYALQIMSDDLATVQYRTKGGQKAPVIIRTRGHRLEGIWHSGSPMGMIIHAVRGVHVCVPRNMTQAAGMYNTLLKGDDPAILIEPLNSYRLKERTPSNLGEFCVPLGTPEILCEGNDITLISYGPNCKIALEASEQLREHGISLEIIDVQTLLPFDLQHMIVRSLQKTNRVIFMDEDVPGGSSAYMMQKVLEEQGGYLHLDSVPRTLTAKEHRPAYGSDGDYFSKPGIEDVFDLAYSMMHEADPERFPAIY; this is encoded by the coding sequence ATGCCGGGAACCGGTGAAAAGACAAAAATCAGCAGGGAGATTACGTTTGAGGAAGTCAGGAAAGAAGTTCTGAACGACTACCGTGTGATCTGCGAAAGCCGCGAAGCCAGCCTGTTAGGACGAAAAGAGGTGCTCACAGGAAAAGCAAAATTCGGGATCTTCGGTGATGGGAAGGAACTGGCACAGGTATGTCTGGCCAAGGTAATTCGTGACGGGGACTTCCGTTCAGGGTATTATCGTGACCAAACCCTTATGTTTTCAATGGGGCTGATCACTGTGCAGCAGTGGTTCGCACAGCTCTACGCACACACCGACCTCGAAGCCGAACCCATGTCGGGCGGCAGGCAGATGAATGGCCATTTCGGAACACGCTCCCTGAATGCGGACGGCACATGGAAGGATCTGACCAGGATGAAAAACTCCTCAATGGATATTTCACCGACGGGAAGCCAGATGCCCCGGTTGCTGGGACTGGCTTATGCCAGTTATTTTTACCGCAACAATCCGCAGCTTCAGCAGCCTGCCTTTCATATTTTCTCCCACAAAGGCAATGAGATCGCTTACGGATCCATCGGGGATGCCAGCACTTCTGAAGGGCTTTTCTGGGAAACCATCAATGCGGCAGGTGTGCTGCAGGTTCCTATGATGATTTCTGTGTGGGATGATGGTCACGGAATATCCGTTCCCAAAAAATACCAGACCACCAAAGAAAGCATCTCGGAAATTCTGAAGGGATTTCAGCGCGATCACCATGGCAAGGGATATGAAATTTTTAAGGTAAAAGGATGGGATTATGTCAATCTGGTAAAAACGTATGAGCGGGCCGCCGAAGTTTGCCGGAGTGAACACACCCCTGTTCTCGTTCATGTAGAAGAGATGACACAACCTCAGGGACACAGCACGAGCGGCTCTCACGAAAGGTATAAGAGTAAAGAACGACTGCAATGGGAAGAAGATTTTGATTGTATTTCAAAAATGCGCGAGTGGATTCTTTCAAAAGGAATGGCCTCCGAAGCGGAACTGGAACAAATCCGCGAGGGTTCAAAAAGAGCTGTATCGGATGCGAAGAATGCTGCCTGGGGTGCATTTACAGAATCGATCCGTTCCGAAGTAATCGATTTGCATGCTCTTCTCAGCGAGATCCAGCCATCGACTACCTACCGTGAGGAGATCACTGCTCTCCTCTCTCCACTGGTCGGAAAAGATGTGATACGGAGAGACATTGCCTCGGCAGCAAAAAAAATTCTGCGCCTGCTCAGCAGAGAAAAGCACTCCGGTAAGCAAAAACTCGCCGACTGGCTTCAACTGTTCAGGATTGCAAACCACGAACGCTACTCTTCACATGTTTACAGTGAGAGTGAGCAGTCTCCGCTGAAAGTAACACCTGTTCCTCCGCAATATGCACATGATGAAATGACCGATGGAAGAGCTATCCTGAGGGATAACTTTGACAAGATCCTGGAAAAATATCCTCAGGTGGTTATTTTCGGGGAAGACTCCGGAAAAATCGGCGGTGTAAACCAGGGCTTGGAAGGTCTTCAGAAAAAATACGGGGAGATTCGTGTTTTTGACACCGGAATCCGTGAAGCCACGATCATGGGACAGGCCATTGGTCTTGCCCTTCGCGGGATACGTCCGATTGCAGAGATCCAGTATCTCGATTACCTTCTTTATGCCCTTCAGATCATGAGCGATGATCTTGCCACTGTTCAGTACCGCACAAAGGGCGGACAAAAAGCACCTGTGATCATACGCACCCGAGGCCACCGGCTGGAAGGAATATGGCACAGTGGTTCACCGATGGGAATGATCATACATGCTGTCCGCGGAGTCCACGTTTGTGTACCGCGGAATATGACGCAAGCTGCAGGAATGTATAACACCCTGCTGAAAGGTGATGATCCTGCCATTTTAATAGAGCCGCTCAACTCCTACCGGCTCAAGGAACGTACGCCCTCCAACCTTGGAGAGTTTTGCGTTCCGCTGGGAACACCGGAGATCCTTTGCGAGGGAAACGATATTACGCTGATCAGCTATGGTCCGAATTGCAAAATTGCCCTCGAAGCTTCGGAACAGCTGAGAGAACATGGCATCAGCCTTGAGATCATAGATGTGCAGACGCTGCTTCCATTTGATTTGCAACACATGATCGTGCGGTCGCTGCAGAAGACCAACCGGGTGATTTTTATGGATGAAGATGTTCCGGGGGGGTCCAGCGCGTATATGATGCAAAAAGTACTCGAAGAGCAGGGAGGTTATCTTCACCTCGACTCGGTACCCAGAACCCTCACCGCGAAGGAACACCGGCCGGCCTACGGATCCGACGGCGATTACTTCTCCAAACCCGGCATTGAAGATGTATTCGACCTGGCTTATTCCATGATGCATGAAGCAGATCCGGAACGATTCCCTGCTATATACTGA
- a CDS encoding DUF2179 domain-containing protein, protein MDFDWYGYIVLPLLIVCSRLFDVTLGTIRHVFIARGFNKLVPLLGFFEVLIWIIVVRQVMNGMESWPAYIAWAGGFALGNYFGLIIEQRLALGMQIVRIITHQASDDLVRSMREMDHGVTIMDAQGAKGPVKVIFTIVKRESLNDLEDAIAIHQPNAFYSVEDVKDASMGVFRSRKERNSVLQLLRRLRKGK, encoded by the coding sequence ATGGATTTCGACTGGTACGGTTATATTGTGCTTCCCCTGCTCATTGTCTGCTCGCGTCTTTTCGACGTGACCCTGGGCACTATCAGGCATGTTTTTATCGCTCGTGGTTTTAACAAGCTCGTACCTCTGCTGGGTTTCTTCGAGGTACTGATCTGGATCATCGTGGTCAGACAGGTGATGAATGGTATGGAATCCTGGCCGGCTTATATCGCATGGGCCGGCGGATTCGCATTGGGAAATTATTTTGGACTTATCATCGAACAGCGCCTGGCACTTGGCATGCAGATCGTACGAATTATTACGCATCAGGCCAGTGATGATCTTGTTCGTTCCATGCGGGAGATGGATCATGGTGTAACCATTATGGACGCGCAGGGAGCAAAAGGACCCGTTAAGGTGATTTTTACAATTGTGAAACGGGAAAGTCTTAATGACCTGGAAGACGCGATTGCTATTCATCAGCCCAACGCCTTTTATTCCGTAGAGGATGTAAAGGATGCCAGCATGGGTGTGTTCCGCTCCCGGAAAGAAAGAAATTCAGTCCTTCAGCTTCTGCGAAGACTCCGGAAAGGTAAATAA
- a CDS encoding NUDIX domain-containing protein, whose product MTSNFPDNKYPFNVRVYGICFNEKKELLIADELIKGREITKFPGGGLEYGEGPADCIVREFREETGNDVQVIRHVYTTDFFVQSAFGNNQVISIYYEVKMLQEPRFTAAVKPFDFVERKEGAFVLRWLKRDAVIPGIFTFPIDKKVAELLR is encoded by the coding sequence ATGACTTCCAACTTTCCGGATAACAAGTACCCTTTCAATGTTCGCGTTTACGGGATCTGTTTCAACGAGAAGAAAGAATTGCTGATAGCCGATGAGTTGATCAAGGGAAGGGAGATCACAAAATTTCCGGGGGGTGGACTGGAGTACGGGGAAGGACCTGCGGATTGCATTGTGCGTGAGTTCAGAGAGGAGACGGGTAATGATGTACAGGTAATCCGCCATGTATATACCACCGATTTCTTTGTGCAATCAGCGTTTGGGAATAATCAGGTGATCAGTATTTATTATGAGGTGAAGATGCTGCAGGAGCCGCGTTTTACGGCGGCAGTAAAACCCTTTGATTTTGTGGAACGCAAGGAAGGCGCTTTTGTGCTGAGATGGCTTAAAAGAGACGCAGTTATCCCCGGGATATTTACTTTTCCCATTGATAAAAAAGTCGCAGAGTTACTCAGGTAA
- the aroB gene encoding 3-dehydroquinate synthase — MASGTKWIRTGTYSVGFGKTGYSLLKQVLRSKKYSRIFLLLDENSHDHCLPRFIAHLPAIAGAEFIEIGSGEKNKNIDITRQLWHTLSDMGADRKSLLINLGGGVIGDMGGFVASTYMRGIDFIQVPTTLLAQVDASVGGKLGIDLGPLKNLVGTFRDPAMVLIDSSYLSTLPHRQILSGYAEILKHGLIADAEYFNTCSSSDPLGSLDETTIRRSVQIKAAVVKKDPKEQGPRKFLNFGHTVGHALESFSLESDTAELLHGEAVAAGMICAAYISSRRTGLDRKSLSFITDRISGIYKLRNFNKFDEHRVLELMLHDKKNVDGQYRFVLLKEIGNPVADVKCTAAMVKESFRYYRDTLGV, encoded by the coding sequence ATGGCTTCAGGTACGAAATGGATCAGAACGGGTACTTATTCCGTTGGATTCGGGAAAACGGGATATTCCCTTCTAAAACAAGTATTACGAAGTAAAAAATACTCGAGGATATTTTTATTGCTCGATGAAAACAGTCACGATCACTGTCTTCCGCGATTCATCGCTCATCTTCCGGCCATTGCAGGTGCCGAATTCATTGAAATCGGAAGTGGAGAGAAAAATAAGAACATTGATATTACCCGTCAGTTGTGGCACACGCTTTCGGACATGGGTGCCGATCGCAAATCATTGCTGATCAATCTCGGTGGAGGTGTGATCGGGGATATGGGAGGCTTTGTTGCTTCAACCTATATGCGCGGAATTGATTTTATCCAGGTTCCTACCACGCTCCTTGCTCAGGTGGATGCGTCCGTGGGAGGAAAGCTCGGGATCGACCTGGGTCCGCTCAAAAATCTCGTGGGTACATTTCGCGATCCTGCAATGGTGCTGATCGATTCATCTTATCTTTCCACATTACCGCACCGGCAGATCCTTTCTGGATATGCAGAAATCCTCAAACACGGACTTATTGCAGACGCAGAATATTTCAATACATGTTCGTCTTCGGATCCGCTCGGAAGCCTGGACGAAACAACCATACGCCGTTCTGTTCAGATTAAAGCAGCGGTCGTAAAAAAGGATCCCAAAGAGCAGGGTCCGCGGAAGTTTCTCAATTTCGGACATACGGTCGGACATGCCCTTGAAAGCTTTTCGCTGGAATCCGATACCGCAGAATTGCTCCACGGTGAAGCAGTAGCGGCCGGTATGATTTGTGCCGCATACATCTCCAGTCGAAGAACCGGCCTGGACAGGAAAAGTCTGAGTTTTATAACAGACAGGATATCAGGCATTTATAAGTTGCGGAATTTCAATAAATTTGATGAGCACAGGGTGTTGGAGCTTATGCTGCACGATAAAAAGAATGTTGACGGTCAGTACCGTTTCGTGCTTCTGAAGGAGATCGGAAATCCGGTGGCAGATGTAAAATGCACTGCTGCCATGGTCAAAGAATCCTTCCGTTATTACCGCGACACGTTGGGCGTTTGA
- a CDS encoding FMN-binding glutamate synthase family protein, with the protein MRRTFIALSIFFIALGIAGTWYWRPFAWSFAVILPLTLIGVLDMTQRAQTIRRVFPLVGRFRYWAEWMRPKVYQYFIESDTDGAPFNRLNRNVVYQRAKKVNDTTPFGTQLNVYETGYEWLNHSITPLDGHRVDQHPRVEVGGPDCKRPYKASILNVSAMSFGSLSKNAIMALNAGARLGGFAHNTGEGGLSPYHLTPGGDLIWQIGTGYFGCRNKDGTFNYDSFAERAATESVKMIEIKMSQGAKPGHGGILPARKVTKEIADIRLVEMGKDVLSPPFHTAFTTPRELMAFVGKLRELSGGKPVGFKLCVGNKAQFLAICKAMVKTNILPDFITVDGGEGGTGAAPLEFSNHVGMPLRDGIAFIYDALNGFALKRHIKIIASGKVSTGFEIVKNLSLGADLCNSARAMMLALGCIQALECNTNNCPTGVATQNPELFAGLDVGDKTLRVKNYHSETVKSAVELMAAAGIDHPSNLHRSYIHRRISPGEIRTYAEIYPYILRGCLLEAPYPSQYELDMANSSENTFAPAIKYA; encoded by the coding sequence ATGAGAAGGACCTTTATTGCGCTTAGCATTTTCTTCATCGCCCTTGGCATCGCCGGCACCTGGTACTGGCGCCCCTTCGCATGGTCGTTCGCAGTGATTCTTCCACTTACCTTAATTGGTGTGCTGGATATGACACAGCGGGCACAAACGATCCGTCGTGTTTTTCCCCTGGTGGGAAGATTCCGTTATTGGGCAGAATGGATGCGTCCGAAAGTGTATCAGTATTTTATCGAGTCGGATACGGATGGGGCTCCTTTCAACCGTCTGAACCGGAATGTTGTGTACCAGCGGGCGAAAAAAGTAAACGATACAACGCCTTTCGGTACCCAGCTGAATGTTTATGAGACCGGATACGAGTGGCTGAATCACAGCATAACCCCTCTGGATGGTCACCGGGTGGATCAGCATCCTCGTGTGGAAGTGGGTGGCCCGGATTGTAAAAGACCATACAAAGCCAGTATTCTCAATGTTTCAGCTATGAGTTTTGGCTCCCTGAGCAAGAATGCGATAATGGCACTTAATGCGGGTGCCAGGTTGGGCGGTTTTGCCCATAATACGGGAGAGGGCGGGCTAAGTCCTTATCATCTTACGCCCGGCGGTGATCTGATCTGGCAAATAGGAACGGGATATTTCGGATGCAGAAATAAAGACGGTACATTTAATTATGATTCTTTCGCGGAGCGGGCGGCCACCGAGAGTGTAAAAATGATCGAAATTAAAATGTCACAGGGTGCAAAGCCCGGACATGGGGGTATTCTTCCTGCCAGGAAAGTAACGAAGGAAATTGCGGATATTCGGCTGGTGGAAATGGGGAAGGACGTTCTTTCTCCGCCCTTTCACACTGCTTTCACCACGCCGAGAGAACTGATGGCATTTGTTGGAAAACTCCGTGAACTGTCAGGTGGAAAGCCGGTGGGCTTTAAGTTGTGTGTGGGAAATAAGGCGCAGTTCCTGGCGATTTGCAAAGCAATGGTCAAAACAAATATTCTGCCTGATTTTATTACAGTGGACGGGGGAGAGGGCGGCACCGGAGCGGCTCCGCTGGAATTTTCGAACCATGTGGGAATGCCGCTGCGCGACGGTATTGCCTTCATCTACGATGCGCTGAACGGATTCGCTTTGAAAAGACATATTAAGATTATCGCCTCCGGAAAAGTTTCCACCGGATTTGAGATCGTGAAAAATCTGAGTCTGGGGGCTGATCTTTGTAACAGCGCACGTGCGATGATGCTGGCGCTGGGTTGTATTCAGGCGCTGGAATGCAATACGAATAACTGCCCAACCGGTGTGGCCACACAGAATCCTGAATTGTTCGCGGGTCTGGATGTGGGAGACAAAACACTGAGGGTGAAAAATTACCACAGCGAAACGGTCAAGTCGGCCGTTGAATTGATGGCTGCCGCGGGAATCGATCATCCATCCAACCTGCACCGTTCCTACATTCACCGGAGGATCAGCCCGGGAGAAATCAGAACCTATGCAGAGATTTATCCGTATATCCTCAGGGGGTGCCTGCTGGAAGCTCCGTACCCTTCGCAGTATGAATTGGATATGGCTAACTCTTCGGAGAACACGTTCGCTCCTGCCATTAAGTACGCCTGA